The Benincasa hispida cultivar B227 chromosome 11, ASM972705v1, whole genome shotgun sequence genome has a segment encoding these proteins:
- the LOC120090110 gene encoding serine carboxypeptidase-like 45 — protein sequence MGPRSDPSMAVAMAAIAFTVVLRPRSLVTAHQLANHDRITSLPNQPTTTNFQQFSGYVTVDEKEGRALFYYFVEAESMASSKPLVLWFNGDTLAGCSSLGGGAFLEHGPFKLNGETLIKNHYSWNTEANMLYVESPAGVGFSYSKNKSFYSNITDVISAQDNFIFLQHWFEKFPQYKKRDFYIAGEAYAGGHYVPLLAQLIVNSNLKIKLKGIAIGNPLLNIQVDANALDQYWWSHGLISDDSFNLLTSVCNASRLVIEGITNSLSPACISVATNVSKELSPAIDYFDVSAGDACPSANASQFGNLNRTDPLRSTLLHNFIYGQDGQGDRDPCAGDTVAKYLNRQDVQKALHAKLIGFSIWRICRFRKEWKYDLSNRLVPMIDVVGALVKSKIRVLVYSGDQDSALPFSGTRTLVGSLAKTLDLCLTVRYRPWFSDKKVGGWTQEYGKFLSYAIVRGASQKTAQTQPKRSLLLFKSFLAGKPLPEA from the exons ATGGGGCCACGCTCCGATCCCTCGATGGCGGTTGCCATGGCGGCCATAGCCTTCACCGTCGTGCTGCGTCCGAGGTCATTAGTCACGGCTCATCAATTGGCGAATCACGATCGAATCACGTCCTTGCCGAACCAGCCTACGACGACAAATTTCCAGCAGTTCAGCGGCTATGTTACTGTGGATGAGAAGGAAGGGAGAGCTCTTTTTTATTACTTCGTTGAAGCTGAGTCTATGGCTTCTTCTAAGCCCCTTGTTCTTTGGTTCAATGGAG ATACATTGGCTGGATGTTCATCACTTGGAGGTGGAGCTTTCTTAGAGCATGGGCCATTTAAACTTAATGGGGaaactttaattaaaaatcattatAGTTGGAATACAG AAGCAAATATGTTATATGTAGAGTCACCAGCGGGAGTTGGATTTTCGTACTCTAAGAACAAATCTTTCTACTCAAACATAACCGATGTTATTTCAG ctcAAGATAATTTTATCTTTCTACAACATTGGTTCGAGAAGTTTCCtcaatataagaaaagagatTTCTATATCGCAGGAGAGGCATATGCAG GAGGACACTATGTGCCATTACTAGCACAGCTAATTGTTAACTCAAATTTGAAGATCAAACTCAAGGGGATAGCT ATTGGAAATCCTCTTCTCAACATCCAAGTAGATGCCAATGCTCTAGACCAGTACTGGTGGTCTCACGGCCTCATCTCCGACGACAGCTTCAACCTTCTCACTTCCGTCTGCAATGCCTCTCGTCTCGTCATCGAAGGAATCACCAATTCCCTCTCTCCCGCCTGCATCTCCGTCGCCACTAACGTTTCCAAAGAGCTCTCTCCCGCTATTGACTACTTCGATGTCTCCGCCGGCGACGCCTGTCCCTCCGCCAATGCCTCGCAGTTTGGCAATCTCAATCGCACCGATCCTCTCCGTTCCACTTTGCTCCACAACTTCATCTATGGCCAA GATGGACAGGGAGATCGAGATCCGTGTGCAGGAGATACTGTAGCGAAGTACTTGAATCGACAAGATGTTCAGAAAGCTCTCCATGCGAAGTTAATTGGTTTTTCTATATGGAGAATCTGCAGATTTAGGAA AGAGTGGAAATATGATTTGAGTAACAGATTGGTGCCGATGATTGATGTTGTTGGCGCGCTTGTGAAGTCTAAAATTCGAGTACTCGTCTACAG TGGAGATCAAGATTCGGCTTTACCATTTAGTGGGACACGGACATTGGTGGGTTCACTCGCTAAGACATTGGATTTGTGCCTAACTGTGCGTTACAGACCTTGGTTTTCTGATAAAAAG GTTGGGGGATGGACTCAAGAATATGGTAAATTTTTATCTTATGCCATTGTGAGAGGTGCATCTCAAAAAACAGCACAAACTCAGCCCAAGAGATCTCTACTACTTTTCAAGTCATTTTTGGCTGGAAAACCACTGCCAGAAGCCTga